The window CTTCGACAGCTTCTCACATATCATTCGCACCAACCTGGAGACTCTCTAATCACCATCTTCAACTCGCCGAGGATTCGGGGTCGTCGACACAGTATTGCACCTCCCACCCTTCTGGTTCTGACAGGGTTTTGCAGAGGTGAGGAAATGGCGAACATCTGGATTCGTGGTCAGTTCGGTGGCGCGGGTTTTAGACTGAGGACCTGTCCTCGCAGAGACGGTGGACGTTCGTGTTTCCAGGTTTTGTCTCGTCGATTGAACACAAATGATCTTTCTGCCTCTTAACCGTGACACGTCGGCTACACGTGCCTGCACGTTGCGTAACAGCGTGTTCTCTGCGTTGCATGTTTCACGTCCCTTTCCTCTGCGTCCTCAACCATTAAAACATCACTTCGGTAAaaactgtttgttgtttggaGAATTCTACCTGTAATGACCGATGTTGAGTCCATTCTTCAAAACGTCAGGACTCACGCATTCGTTTggtgaagtatgcaggacgcaaaaagttaaattcacgTCTCTTTATTAAAATACGGCAGAGTCTTAAAGACTGAGGTTGCTCACGGAGCTCTGGGCCAGACTGTGCgtccctgacaagcatacggCATCCACATCAGTTCACGAGGTCTGAGAGTCTAGTCTCCCCCTGGTCCAGCAGGTATCAGGTTTAAACATAGTGAATAAcatcatcttcttattggctgagacctccgtcactcctcaggtacgTGCCTCCCTCATATGGAcgtttcactctggacatgatggactctccccatttaacgacttatctgtagaaaaagacgagacacgggacccaaggacagtttttcaaattgtcctgccgtttccatataaggggtcgtttgtcacatatagacaaccatgtGTCTTTGGGTTCcttctttacagaataacacctctgtttagttcaagcacctgagtttaatagGCACCATCATCTggtttcttttagtctcatagtaggataatatataaaaacacataaaaataacccttcaccGAGGATGTAAAGTTCTTTAATCCTGTGTCTGAGCTTTGAGGTTCTGAAATGACTCGCCACGGCACCATAGAGGGTTCCGCAGCAGTTCAGGAACCATCGGTCTGGTTCTGCAGACTCCTCTTTCCTCAGAGTGTTCTCCTCAGAGGACAGCGGGCCCGAGTCTGCAGAGTCAGAGGGGcggaaacacagaaaacaggcaGAGTCCAGTCCGGAGGCTCGCTGCTctcagagggaggaggaggaagagtccACACGGTCACCGAGCGCCTTTGTGTCCGCAGACGGAGCGAGCCTCCCCAGACAGCAGGCGTCGGCAGCCACCGCGCCCCGCTGGAGCCGCGGAGCATGGAGGATCCGGAGGGGGACGTTTATTAAACAGGAGACGGATGTGGCTGCTGTGTGAGGGGGAAGAAGGCAAACTTGAAGCAACAGAGAGAAtcaaggagaagaggaggagtaaCGGGGCGTTTCTGTGGcgagaaaagaaagaagtctGGATCTCCAGACGCAGTATTGATCTGATCCACAAGACATCCGGAGCAAATGGAAGCCGCGGAGGGCAAGGCGTCGGGAACACCCGCCGGGGATCTTTGTTCACACCTCGGCCCGGCCGCTGCGGACATGTCGCAACGGATCAACGCAGAAAACTGCTACGAGATTCTGACAAAAGCCAAGAGCGAAGGCGCGGAGGGCGTGAAGGATCTGGTCTACCGCTACATGAGCGACCACTACCTGCAGGTGCTGCGGACTGCCGCCGTGTACGGCCGGCTGAcggtgggggagagagagcatATCCTGGCCCggaggatggaggggaggaAGCTGCTGGCGGTGGCCGAGAGCAGCGAGGCGTGCGACCGCGGCGGGAGCCGGGAGAACAGCCGGCCGCAGAGCCCGCTGCTGCCCGCCCCGGAGGACAGCACCCACCGGCGGGTGTTCTGCCTCCAGCCGGAGACTCGGCGGTGGGAGGTGCTGGCCCGCCTGCCGGAGGAGATCCCCGCTAAAGGCTCCGGGATGTGCACGTTGTTCAACTACCTGTTCGTGGCCGGGGGGATCGGGGCGCACGGGGACGGCCGCTCCAAGGCGTCGGACCGGGTCTTCTGCTACAACCCGCTGACCGGCCTCTGGAGCCAGATCCGCCCGCTGACCCAGCCCCGCTCCCAGCTCCGACTGGTCTCCATGGACGGCTACCTGTACGCCATCGGGGGGGAGTGTCTGTTCACGGTGGAGCGCTACGACCCGCGCGCGGACAGGTGGACTCCGGTGGCTCCGCTGCCCAGAGGCTCCTTCGCCGTCGCGCACGAGGCGACGTCCTGCGGCGGGGAGCTGTTCGTGTCCGGCGGCTCGCTCTTCTACCGCCTGCTGCGGTACGACTCCCGCCGCGATGAGTGGGAGGAGTGCCCGTTCAACGAGAGCCGGAGGCGGTCCACGGACATGGTGGCGCACCGCAGCCTCGTGTACCGCTTCGACGTGGACCGGGAGCGCGCGGGCGTGAGCGTGTACAAGTACAACACGGTGGTGAAGGTGTGGCACGGCGGCGCGTCCTTCCCGCTGGACAACCCGCTGCCCTTCCGCTGCGCGGTGCTCGGGGACCGGATCTACTGCGTCAACCGGAGCCAGACGCTGCAGTTCGAGGTGCGGGAGGAGCGGGAGGGCTTCCTGCCGGAGGTCCTGCCCTCCCCCGCAGAGGCCAGGGGAGCCCTGGTGCCCTTTGTCCTCTCTCTGAACCGGGACAAATGATGTATGCCAGGTCCAGGACTGGGCCTTGAGGCGTGGACCTGCCTTCCTCTTCCCCCGCTGTGCCTTTTTCTTTAACGGCTAAACTCCTGGTTTTTCCAGCTTTTCCCTGTGAgggagtttgttttttgggttttttttttccactcgtTGCTGCATGAAAGGCAGGATTCGTGGATGAACTGAGACGATTTAGATGCGGCCAGCTGCAGCAGAATATCTGGAGCAGCGGCTGTAAAACTGGAAGGTTGCTGGTTTGAAGCCCGGCTGCTCCTGGTGGAGGTGAACGAACGTTTGGGGACATTGGGTGCAGTTTTTACTCAGAGGCGAAAACATCTGGAGACACCGTCCTGACGCTTTGGTCCACGATCAGGTTCCAGACCCGATACCTGGAGATCATGACTTCTTTATCTAGACAAACACACCTGTTCTCCAGGAGCAGGGGGTTAGGGCCATAAAAATACCAGaacgctgacacacacacacacacacacacacacacacacacacacacacacacacacactgttgagtTTAGACTTTTAAAGCTGTGCCTGCTCCTCATCAAACagctaaaacaaacacactcagtttTACCTGCCTATGAGATCATCCTCTCCAGTGTGACACCATCAGCTCTGTACCTGGGCCAGGTATGTTTGGCTCCGCCCCCTGCGAGTCCGACGCTCTTTAACAccaaaaagagcaaaattaaAGACCAAGGGGGTCACAGGTCGCCCTGAAGGAATTCTGTAGTTATTATCATAATCATTTGATTCCAGTTGTGACACTAGCAAATGAAATCCCTTCGTCACCATTAAACCTCCTTATGATTCATGTGAAATCTTGAACTTGTAAGATCAAGATGAAAGTTGGATGGAACCAGAACCTTAAAGGGCTAAAACAAGTCAATGTGACGATTCTGAAACCAAATCGAGCAAATGTTGACGAGATGCGTCTCAATCTGCTCTTAAGGTTTTAACCAGTCGACTGATTCAACAATTAATGTTCGTAACGTCAGTGGAACGGTTTCCTCTATGACCgtagtaaaactaaaacagacgCTTTGcttcactgaaatgaaacacGGAGGAAAAGTCCGCTCTTCCAGCTGCTTGAAGTCCTGTAGCaagtctcttcttttcttcGGTGCGGAAATTAACTCAGAAAACCTTTACTTTGACGAGGCGGAGCGGCGAATGTTTCCGCTTCCTGTGGCTGCAGTGGACTTCGGTCCTATTCTGGTCTTGTCAGAGTCAGCTCAATATAGATACACGTGAATAGAAGGAGCTATGAACCCAAGGAAACCTGAAGGCCGACGCCGGcactttttcttactgtttGGTTTTTCGTCCTTCTCTGGTTCCTACCTGGAATTTTTCATACCTGTACCTTGCATGGTTCAGGCAGCAGAACTGATGAAaaaatcagagcaaaaacagagtCCTATCACTATCGGTGCTTGGAGCCtttaaaaggctcagtaattccCTAAACCAGCTGCTCACAAACGTCTCTGCATTGATTTAGTCTTTGTTTAGCAGTTTTACTCTTTACTCCACGGGCACAGTTACGTTTTCTCTCAGCTGAAAGTCTGACGCCAAAGTACGAATCTGCCAGGACACAGACTCAGAGGGAAATGCCACAGCCGCCCGTAGAAAATGTGCAAATCCCTCaaaaccaacaagtcctccagccCAAACCCTCTCCGTAGAACAGTTTGTGGGTGTAAACCTTAATGTGATACTGAGGAGGCATACGAGGCTTGGGTCCTGGCAGGTCGGCCCGTCCTGGAATGCACAGAGCTCTAATGCTCCGTATAAATATGCAGTTCGTTGTGTTTCCAAACACGAAGGAGTCTCGAGAGCCGCCTGGTGTCAGAGCTCTGAACGGAGGCAGTACACTGCTACCAGGTACCACAGAGGGACCTTCTGGGCTAGCGGGGACCCATTACTCAGCTTTATTCGACCGTGTTAAAACCGACCCCCACAACCTGGACATCACACCCAACGAGGTGTGACAAGCACTAGCacagctgactgacagaaaagccAGGGGCTCAGACCAGGTCTCTGCGGAGCACCTGAGGTTTGCAGGCCCAGAGTTTTACTGGCTTTATGAGCGCTGCCAGACTCTGTGTTGTCTGTTACTCCTGTGCCCATCGCCAAGGGCCAAGCCGGCGAGGCCAGTGTGGTATCCGCAGTCCCGGAGAGGATCCTGTTAGATCGCGTAGGTAAATATTTTGGCCCCGCAGACCAGTTTGGCTCCAAGGCTGAGCTCGGCACTGATTTGTCTGTTAGAGCGGGGGCTTGGTGCTCGTAATAAAACCGAAACCTGGAAACCCGGAAAGCTTTGACTCGCAGGAGTCAACGCTTTCCAGGCTCCGTTGACAGATGTGCTCGTCGACCGACTGATTCTCAGAACATCGATATTCTGCTGCTGTCGAATCCTGGTTCCAGTGTTGTACGATACCAGTCGCCGCCATGGTTAAATGTGTTGGGCCTCGTTGgtgttgtatgtttttctaaTGGACGCTGAGTCCGACTCAACTGTTTCTCTatgtataaacacaaatacagtagaaaaaggagagaaatgaaaCTGCGAGAAGAATAATAACAATGTTGACATGGAAAGTGAATGTAGAACAACttgttttgtgcctttttcattaaaagtctGCGTTTGTCTGTACGTCACTGAAAACACGAGTAATTCAGTTGTTAACCTTTCTGTCAGACCTTTGCTCCCTGGTCTGCAGACATGAATGAGATACCGGTTTCAGCTGATTTCCTCCCTTTGTCTCTACACGATATATTAATAAAGTTATGTGACTGTCAAGCGTGTCGACTCATCACCGTCGCCGGGTTCGGGAGCCAAAAATCACAGTTTCTTCATGGAACAGGAGAATGACTGCATGTTAGCTGAGAGCtgatgtgtgtggttgtgtttcaTTACTTTACAGTCCAGGATGTTTAGGTCAACACACCGGAGTCCGGACCAGATGCTGAGGGTCTGCAGCGACGGGGGCACCTCAGGGTCACCGGAGTCAGTGtgaacatttgtcatttctggGGAAAATGTGACCAAACCTCTGAGTAGAAACCTCGTCTGTCCTCGACGCTCCAGCAGAGACCGAAACTGTCCTCAGGAGTCCAAACCAAACAGACTTACCCAGACCCGAGGACACAcctgcaacacaaacagcacataCACCAACCACACAGTGGCTAACTGACCGATGACGACGCGGCACGATGCAGGGAGTTCTGGGATGTTTTGGTTcagttgtgtattttaaaagcagtgATTTTGTACGTTTCTGTTCAAATGTGACGTATCGGTGGGAAATCACCAGCGGTAACCAAGTGTTGTAGTATATTATCATTACACAGTATCATACTGGATCATTACTACTGATgcatgattttaatttgaatgagtTAAATAATCAATCGATATAATGCAGCATATTTTATGTCATATACTCATCGTAACGGTTCGATTAGTTTTAGTTTGTCTGGAGAACAAAATCCCCGGTTTGTGAGCGGAGCTCAAGTATTATGAGACAAAGTCACAATTTTATAAACGGTCGTGATATTATGTCTTTGAGCTGCAGGTCCTGAATGAAGCGAATCAGAAACCCTCCGACTCGTCTCCACAAACACAAGGTCAGTTCGGTTTCCACACAACAGGTTCAGGTCTCCCCGGAGATGGTTTCAGCACAGATCGTGGACTACGATGGCTCGCCTAAAGCATCCGAAACCACCGGGAAGGCCCAACGCCTCCCTGACCGATGCGAGCAGGGTTCGCAGAGGTCTGGCTCCCGCCCTGAACGCTGATGTTTTACTGGACAGATGTgcagagctgaggaggaaaCACTGCGACGCTGCAGCTTCGCGCTGCTCCATCAAGGTCTCAGTGCCGAGGACTCGGTGTAAACCTGATCTGCTCTCGTCTGCTGGTGCCCGGCTTTAGCGACGGCTGCTGAGCAGAGAGGATGCTGGGACGGACCGATCCCCCCCTTTACTCCCTCTACATGTGTGACTGTGTAGCCGCTCGACCCACAAACACAACAGTCAAACAGCAGTGGGACTGACCGCAAACGGGGACGAGACACGGGGACGACGTGTCATGATAATAGACTTCATGAGGACACCGTGACGGAGGACCTCTCAGCGGACACATGTGGAAAGGGTCTCCCGCTTTAAATGTCTGGGAAGCCACATCACTGAGGACCTCGCAGGCACAGCTAACACCCCCGCTCAGGTCCAGaaggaacagcagcagctctacCCCCCCAGGACCCTCAAAGACAGCGACTGCTCGTGTCCCTCTACCGCCGCGTCCTGACCTCCTGCGTCACAGCCTGGGGCAGAAGTTGATAATCGTACACCCCCCCAAATCAAAAAACAGGAGGGAACAGGGACTCTGCTGGGGACTATTCTCAGCGGCGGATTGATCCAcgtttggtgctgtagtgagtatctGGGACTGGGGTGAGTATCTGgagcagcaggtgtgtgtgtgtgtgtgtgtgtgtgactgagtctAATTGAactacacagtgtgtgtgtgtgttcgtggtgatgAAGGACCATGTCACCCAGAGCCACAGTGTGAATCACTGAtctgttttaatagttttgggaaacaatggagctctgaggctcagaggaaccagTACGGGTTAGTAGGAGAcattcagagtgtgtgtgtgtgtgtgtgtgtgtgtgtgtgtgtgtgtgtgtgtgtgtgtgtgtgtgtgtgtgtgtgtgtcagtgttcagACAGCTTCACTGTGAACAGAGACTCATTCATATTTCATCTGCAGTGTGAGAGAGTTTAACAGTGAGCCAacagttaacacacacacacacacacacacacacacacacacacacacacacacacacacacacacacacacacacacacacacacacagactggtATAATATCCTACATTgtttggggtggggggtggggggacaCCCTGCAGGCTGGACTCCATATGTGACTGGTTTATTAATATGTTGGGGGGCTGATacagtttttaatcacattGTAACAAGCTGCAGTTACAGTAACAGAGTATCAGTTACAGTAACAGAGTATCAGTTACAGTTTTGTTCTTTATGGTAAAATGGCTGCATTCATCTACATTTACAAAGAGCTTTACGGTGTCTGTCTCATTCACTGATGGTGCAGCATCAGGAGCATCGGGGGTTCAGACTCTTGGTCTCTGGAGGAACCAGGGATCGGACCAGGAACCAGATGCTGGACCACCACGCCTTAGCAGCGTCGTGTTCTTACCTTATTCTGATTAGTAAGTAGGTTTAAGACTGACCGGACTGGACACCCACCCTGCCACCAACCCCACCAACCCCACCAAAGACTCATGTTCCGACTGAAGAACGGGAAAAGTATTCCTTCATAATACGAAGATGAAgttcaggaaaagaaaagagcgaAGACGTTTTCATCATGGCGGAACCCAAACGCTGCCACAGTAAGACcacatctgctgaggaagatcacGTCATAcaatcgaaagctccagaacagctactaaatggaccctgtggtgagatttttgtttgtcagcTGTTGTCTCCGAGGTCGAGACCGAACGTGGAACCTCGAACAAATCGCGGTCATTTTCAGCAACTGCTGCTCCCAAGTTTCATTCTTTCGTTAGcttggtgttttatttattttctgttttctttgcgCGTTTTTCGGTTGTTTTCACGGCAGCGGCTGCGTTAACGACTGAAATGAAACGATCGCGCTCGGAGAAATCACCTGGGTCCGTTGTGCACTGCTAGTTTAGCGTGAGCAAGGTGTCGGGTGCTGCTCAGACGGTGAAATCTGCTTCTCTTCCCCTTCTCCTGCAATTTGAAGAACTCTCCGACCCGTGTCCGCTGCCGCTGCCAACATCTTCACGAACCGTTTCCTTCCCCTCTGAGTTGCGGCAACAAACGGCGGCAGGATGATGTTTCCCAACTCGCAGCAACAGAAACGGTCTTTTTTGGTTAATTAAAACTTTGACAATGTGTATCTGTTTCTCATATTTTATTCCGTATTTCGGACGGGGCCGGTAGAATACGGCGCACATTTCCTGCCGATTGTCGAGGCTGGGGAGGTGATTTATTGTGTGTTGTTGTCAGAGTCGACCAGACCAAACACACAAGAAGCTGCTCCGGTTAACAGCAACGCAGTGAAGATCCCACTCAGGGACCGTTTACAAATAACTGCTGAAAtacttttcatcagttttcaccCACCGACGCTGCAGCTCCCGTCGCTTTGTCCTGCAGGTTATCCACAGAAAAGGGGCAACTGGACGTAAATTAGTGGAATATTTCCAATAAAGGTCGAAGCAATCTGGTACCAGTTAGGCTCCATCGGGGAAACGTAGACGGTGTTTGTTGTTATTGAGAACCTGCTCATTTTATCGGAGTCTTTAAGAAAAAACCAGAAGGTGATGCGGCAGCTTGAATCGCATTAAATAGTCACGTGACTGACGTTGGCGGTTGACCTGTAGGTTTCAGCTGCAGTGGAAGCTCCTTAGTTGGatcaagaaataaaaacacactgaccaGACTGAGCAGCTTCAGACTGGACCTGGAGAATAAAGACACTCACTGGCACgtttatgtttgtctttgtagGAAACTACTGACGTCTGTTTCACTGAGCtgctgcatcatcatcatcatcaccaccaccatcaggtTCTCATTAACAACAAACactttctccctttccctcaCAACTGGGACCAAACTGTGAAggcctttcttggaaatatcctGGAAATTAACACTTAAATATCAActcatttttaggaaattatgaggaaagtttCCCAGAAACTAGCAACTCTGATGGGAATCTTGCGtttataaaaagtgaaacacacCCTTCCTTTTCATACGGTCCCTAAGCGACAGCAGTGTCATTATGTCCTTCATTACATAACCTTATCGTCCCCGTCCGCACTGGCTGACTGATTTCTTTTGTGAAGAAAGTGGGAGGTTTCGAGATAAAACCACGTTTTTAAGGGTAAATGTGAGTTTCACGGTTCGGttacaacagaaacagcagcgTGTCTCACCTTTACAGATGCATCCTCTTCTGTGGTTTCACAAGGCTGCAGCTCCATGAGTCTCCAGACACCGACAGCAGCTGAGGGTTTCTGTTGAAAGAACCAGAACGGAGGCAGAAATCCAGCCAACTGTCGACCACACGGTCGATGCACAAGTGACCAGCAGTGGAATTTCCATCCTCTGGCTCCTTCACAGTTTGAGTGCTCGCTGTCTGTGAGTCTGTTCACAAAATTATTCAACTCTTTGTTTGCGGCTTCTGtgcattttacataaaaaacctCTTGGTAGTAAAACGTTTATTCTTGACATTTCAAATCCATGAAGAGATAAATCTGTTTACGGTAAATTCTGAGAATTAAACAGAAATCTTACATTAAAATGGCACATTCgaggtaataaaaataaattcatatataactaaaatatcacagtaacaggaagaggaaacaaagttcaaagaaaataaaaag is drawn from Xiphias gladius isolate SHS-SW01 ecotype Sanya breed wild chromosome 4, ASM1685928v1, whole genome shotgun sequence and contains these coding sequences:
- the LOC120788635 gene encoding kelch repeat and BTB domain-containing protein 11-like yields the protein MEAAEGKASGTPAGDLCSHLGPAAADMSQRINAENCYEILTKAKSEGAEGVKDLVYRYMSDHYLQVLRTAAVYGRLTVGEREHILARRMEGRKLLAVAESSEACDRGGSRENSRPQSPLLPAPEDSTHRRVFCLQPETRRWEVLARLPEEIPAKGSGMCTLFNYLFVAGGIGAHGDGRSKASDRVFCYNPLTGLWSQIRPLTQPRSQLRLVSMDGYLYAIGGECLFTVERYDPRADRWTPVAPLPRGSFAVAHEATSCGGELFVSGGSLFYRLLRYDSRRDEWEECPFNESRRRSTDMVAHRSLVYRFDVDRERAGVSVYKYNTVVKVWHGGASFPLDNPLPFRCAVLGDRIYCVNRSQTLQFEVREEREGFLPEVLPSPAEARGALVPFVLSLNRDK